One Brassica napus cultivar Da-Ae chromosome C2, Da-Ae, whole genome shotgun sequence DNA window includes the following coding sequences:
- the LOC106388519 gene encoding GTPase HflX, which translates to MSSFLFPSSSPIPKSHWRANSIPKPNRPITLSLLHGNSYSWRLSCKLSLDYFEESVEEDEIPQFLDFSAEGEEPDLEKETVSAPTMTLMQRKKKKGDEESLEDRFKLRNGKEVFEEKAYLVGVERKGDGECLFDIEESLEELEQLADTAGLMVVGSTYQKLASPNPRTYIGSGKVSEIKSAINALDVETVIFDDELSPGQLRNLEKAFGGDVRVCDRTALILDIFNQRAATHEAALQVALAQMEYQLPRLTRMWTHLERQSGGQVKGMGEKQIEVDKRILRTQIGVLKKELESVRKHRKQYRTRRVAIPVPVVSLVGYTNAGKSTLLNQLTGANVLAENRLFATLDPTTRRVQMHNGKEFLLTDTVGFIQKLPTTLVAAFRATLEEISESSLLVHVVDISHPLANQQIEAVEKVMSELDVSSIPKLVVWNKVDRVDDPQKVKLEAEEHGDVICISALTGEGLDKFCNAVHEKLKDSMVWVEALLPFDKGDLLSTIHKVGMVKETEYTENGTLIRAHVPLRFAQLLKPMRHLVKEASYAKKGEIES; encoded by the exons ATGAGCTcgtttttgtttccttcttcttctccgattCCCAAATCTCACTGGCGCGCGAACTCCATCCCTAAACCTAATCGCCCGATTacactctctcttcttcatggAAACTCCTATTCGTGGAGGTTATCTTGTAAACTCAGTCTCGATTATTTCGAGGAAAGCGTGGAGGAAGATGAAATCCCTCAGTTTCTCGACTTCTCTGCGGAGGGGGAGGAGCCAGATTTGGAGAAAGAAACGGTTTCTGCTCCAACTATGACGCTgatgcagaggaagaagaagaaaggagatgaAGAGAGCTTAGAAGATAGATTCAAGCTCAGAAATGGAAAGGAG GTGTTTGAGGAGAAGGCGTATCTAGTGGGAGTTGAAAGAAAGGGTGACGGAGAGTGTTTGTTTGATATAGAGGAGTCTCTTGAGGAGCTGGAACAGCTTGCGGATACTGCTGGCCTTATGGTCGTTGGTTCTACCTATCAAAA GCTAGCTTCCCCAAATCCTAGAACTTACATTGGATCCGGAAAGGTCTCTGAGATCAAAAGCGCTATTAATGCACTCGACGTTGAGACTGTGATATTTGACGATGAGCTTTCACCAGG gCAGTTGCGTAACCTGGAAAAGGCCTTTGGTGGGGATGTTCGAGTTTGTGACCGCACCGCCCTTATCTTGGATATTTTCAACCAAAGGGCCGCAACCCACGAAGCAGCCTTGcag GTTGCTCTAGCACAGATGGAGTACCAATTACCACGACTAACTAGAATGTGGACTCATCTTGAGCGTCAATCAGGTGGTCAAGTTAAGGGTATGGGAGAAAAACAAATTGAAGTTGACAAGCGTATTTTGCGTACTCAA ATTGGAGTTCTCAAAAAAGAGTTGGAATCTGTTAGAAAGCATCGGAAGCAGTATCGAACCAGGCGTGTTGCTATACCTGTTCCTGTTGTATCTTTG GTTGGTTACACAAACGCTGGAAAGAGTACACTTTTGAACCAATTGACTGGTGCTAATGTTCTCGCTGAAAATCGTTTGTTTGCGACCCTTGATCCAACTACCAGAAGGGTTCAG ATGCACAACGGGAAGGAGTTTCTTCTCACAGATACTGTTGGTTTTATTCAAAAGTTACCAACCACCTTG GTTGCTGCTTTCAGAGCAACACTCGAAGAGATATCAGAGTCGTCCCTTTTGGTGCATGTTGTTGACATCAG CCACCCACTGGCAAATCAACAAATAGAAGCTGTAGAAAAGGTCATGTCTGAACTCGATGTTTCATCAATCCCAAAATTGGTTGTGTGGAATAAG GTTGATAGAGTGGATGATCCTCAAAAGGTCAAGCTGGAAGCAGAGGAACATGGGGATGTAATTTGTATATCTGCTCTGACTGGAGAAGGACTAGACAAATTCTGCAATGCTGTTCATGAAAAGCTCAAG GATTCAATGGTTTGGGTTGAAGCCCTTTTGCCATTTGATAAAGGGGACCTTCTAAGCACCATACACAAGGTTGGAATGGTGAAAGAAACT GAATACACAGAGAACGGGACGCTTATCAGAGCACATGTTCCACTTCGTTTTGCACAGTTGCTTAAACCTATGAGACACTTGGTCAAAGAAGCGTCTTATGCAAAGAAGGGTGAAATAGAATCATAG
- the LOC106388502 gene encoding probable cyclic nucleotide-gated ion channel 5 yields MAGKPQTFVSVDDLDFKLPSSSSLTRQHNYSSSISGPLHPIQGSHNASGSFKKRFQKGSKGLKSIGRSLGFGVYRAVFPEDLKVSEKKIFDPQDKTLLFCNKLFVVSCILSVFVDPFFFYLPVINGESKCLGIDRKLAITATTFRTFIDVFYLAHMALQLRTAYIAPSSRVFGRGELVIDPAQIAKRYLQRWFIIDFLSVLPVPQIVVWRFLQRSRGSDVLATKQALLFIVLVQYIPRFLRVLPLTSELKRTAGVFAETAWAGAAYYLMLYMLASHIVGAFWYLLALERNDACWQEACSDAGKKICTTGFLYCGNQNMDGYDVWNKTKESVLQSKCRAELDDPNPPFDFGIYTQALSSGIVSSQKFITKYCYCLWWGLQNLSTLGQGLETSTYPLEIMFSITLAISGLILFALLIGNMQTYLQSLTIRLEEMRVKRRDSEQWMHHRMLPQDLRQRVRRYDQYKWLETRGVDEEYLVQNLPKDLRRDIKRHLCLALVRRVPLFESMDEKLLDAICMRLKPCLFTESTYLVREGDPVDEMLFIIRGRLESVTTDGGRSGFFNYSLLKEGEFCGEELLTWALDPKSGVNLPSSTRTVKALTEVEAFALASEELKFVASQFRRLHSRQVQHTFRFYSHQWRTWAACFIQAAWRRYCKRKKMEEAEAEAVPMSTTGSSSSMGAAFLVTKFAASALRTIHRNRNTRIRELVKLQKPPEPDFTAEDAD; encoded by the exons ATGGCAGGCAAACCACAAACTTTTGTGAG CGTGGATGATCTGGACTTTAAgctaccatcatcatcatctctaaCCCGCCAACACAACTACTCCTCAAGTATCAGTGGACCACTTCACCCCATTCAAGGAAGCCACAACGCATCTGGATCCTTCAAGAAACGTTTCCAAAAAGGTTCCAAGGGGCTCAAATCCATAGGTCGTTCGCTTGGTTTCGGTGTTTACAGAGCTGTCTTCCCTGAAGACCTCAAAGTATctgagaagaagatatttgatCCTCAGGACAAAACCCTCTTGTTCTGCAATAAGCTGTTTGTTGTCTCGTGTATTCTCTCGGTGTTCGTGGACCCTTTCTTCTTCTACCTTCCTGTGATCAATGGTGAGTCCAAGTGCCTCGGTATTGACCGGAAGCTGGCTATCACGGCGACTACGTTTAGGACTTTCATCGACGTGTTTTATCTCGCTCACATGGCTCTCCAGCTCAGGACTGCTTATATTGCACCCTCGTCTAGGGTCTTTGGGAGAGGTGAGCTTGTGATAGATCCTGCGCAGATAGCAAAGAGATATTTGCAGCGGTGGTTTATCATTGATTTCCTCTCTGTACTTCCTGTCCCTCAG ATTGTAGTGTGGAGGTTCTTGCAAAGGTCAAGGGGATCAGATGTATTGGCTACAAAGCAGGCCTTGCTTTTCATTGTTTTGGTTCAGTATATACCGCGGTTTCTTCGTGTCTTGCCCTTGACATCTGAACTGAAAAGGACAGCAGGTGTCTTTGCAGAAACTGCTTGGGCTGGTGCTGCTTATTATCTGATGTTATATATGCTTGCAAGTCAT ATAGTTGGAGCGTTTTGGTACCTTTTAGCGTTAGAACGCAATGACGCATGTTGGCAGGAGGCTTGTAGTGACGCAGGGAAGAAAATTTGCACAACAGGTTTCTTGTACTGTGGGAATCAAAACATGGACGGCTATGATGTTTGGAACAAGACCAAAGAATCTGTTCTTCAGTCCAAGTGCCGCGCTGAGTTAGATGATCCTAATCCTCCATTTGACTTTGGGATTTATACACAGGCTTTATCCTCTGGCATTGTCTCTTCTCAAAAGTTTATCACAAAGTATTGTTATTGCTTGTGGTGGGGCCTTCAGAACTTGAG TACACTTGGACAAGGGCTTGAAACCAGTACATACCCATTGGAGATTATGTTCTCCATCACTCTGGCCATCTCCGGGTTGATTCTCTTTGCTCTCCTCATCGGAAACATGCAG ACATACCTCCAATCTCTTACCATCCGGCTGGAAGAAATGAGAGTGAAGAGGCGTGATTCAGAGCAATGGATGCATCACAGGATGTTACCACAAGATCTTAGGCAGCGTGTGAGACGCTATGACCAGTATAAATGGCTGGAGACACGTGGCGTAGATGAAGAGTATCTCGTTCAGAATCTCCCCAAGGATCTCCGGAGAGACATCAAGCGCCATCTTTGTCTGGCTTTAGTGCGCAGG GTTCCATTGTTTGAGAGCATGGACGAGAAGCTGCTGGATGCGATCTGCATGCGGCTGAAGCCATGTTTGTTCACAGAGAGCACCTACTTAGTCCGAGAAGGAGACCCTGTAGACGAGATGCTATTCATCATACGTGGCCGCCTCGAGAGTGTGACAACAGATGGAGGCAGGAGCGGTTTCTTCAACTACAGTCTCCTCAAAGAAGGAGAGTTCTGCGGTGAAGAGCTTCTGACATGGGCGTTGGATCCAAAATCAGGTGTGAACCTCCCGTCCTCCACAAGAACCGTGAAAGCTCTGACAGAAGTAGAGGCCTTTGCGCTGGCCTCAGAGGAGCTGAAGTTTGTAGCAAGCCAGTTCAGGCGTCTGCATAGCAGGCAAGTGCAGCACACGTTCAGGTTTTACTCTCACCAATGGAGGACTTGGGCTGCTTGCTTTATCCAAGCTGCGTGGCGGAGATACtgcaagaggaagaagatggaagAGGCAGAGGCAGAGGCCGTGCCCATGTCAACCACTGGAAGTTCATCCTCCATGGGGGCTGCGTTTCTTGTCACGAAGTTTGCGGCTAGTGCGCTGCGCACCATACACAGGAACAGGAACACACGGATTAGGGAATTGGTAAAGCTGCAGAAGCCTCCTGAGCCTGATTTCACTGCGGAAGATGCTGATTAA
- the LOC106388485 gene encoding ubiquitin carboxyl-terminal hydrolase 23-like: METLNPSSANKRAFSSPSSKRSDGSDPLEHGLDRELTFSRTIRKIGAGLENLGNTCFLNSVVQCLTYTEPLAAYLQDVGHGRRCHMAGFCALCAMQKHVRLALQASGKIVAPKYLVSNLRCVSRNFRNCRQEDAHEYMINLLECMHRCCLPSGVPSESSDAYRSSLVHKIFGGSLRSRVKCAQCSHCSDKFDPFLDLSLDISKADSLQRALSRFTADELLDDGAKVYQCERCKQKVRAVKQLTVSKAPYVLTVHLKRFEAHRSEKIDKKVQFASAVDMKPFVSGPCAGNLKYTLYGVLVHYGRSSHSGHYACFVRTSSGMWYSLDDNRVSKVSENTVFNQKAYMLFYVRDRQNPAPKNTVAVVNKETPRESVATNRASLNIFSSRNDQVNGSGVMKASSLKAPVANSIAPLRSCDKGSPAVLTQKDLNAKETQKDAPSIVEAKGILKRENDTEPLESCDKGAPAVLAQKDLNAKETQKELSSSVEANGILKRENGSAPLKPCDLRAPAVSTQKVLCTKETLQKEVPLPQANGEVSLVKYGSKAACTVLLGKDSLLLEGSTNTQILVNLPASAAKDGNNLKEAANSLKVRDVSVGNSPIEEAVHVNQTLGRQLEGSATSIESVKASSDEGTLTTPRKTRKGSMKTLKVGFKSFKLTLGVRKKKKQKKRRSSATDQERSTSQITSEVASSGSGCLYGKDNCVNLHDEKIRSRNGNVLLGSPAVELKERSNQNGAVLASDQEQTLKSSDMSEASQNAKRKRESAKEEQNSLQKEQVTILTRGLPETVVAKWDEEVSASKMGKSEEDSRIGYVADEWDEEYDRGKKKKIRMKEEMYAGPNPFQLFPSKKQHTDTKKKWTQRMNTAKTGFRI, from the exons ATGGAGACTTTGAATCCCTCCTCAGCTAACAAGCGAGCTTTCTCTTCTCCCTCATCTAAAAGGTCTGATGGGTCTGATCCGTTGGAACATGGGTTGGATCGGGAGCTTACTTTCAGCAGAACCATCCGCAAAATC GGTGCGGGTCTGGAGAATCTCGGGAATACATGTTTTCTCAATTCGGTAGTGCAGTGTTTGACTTACACGGAGCCTTTAGCTGCTTACCTGCAAGATGTGGGCCATGGGAGACGAT GTCATATGGCTGGGTTCTGTGCTTTATGTGCAATGCAGAAGCATGTCAGGCTTGCTCTTCAAGCTAGTGGCAAAATAGTAGCACCCAAATATTTGGTCTCCAACTTGCGAT GCGTATCAAGAAACTTCAGAAACTGTCGACAGGAAGATGCACATGAATACATGATCAACTTGCTGGAGTGCATGCACAGGTGTTGTTTGCCTTCTGGTGTACCAAGTGAATCCTCTGATGCTTACAGGAGCAGCTTGGTTCACAAAATATTTGGTGGTAGCCTCCGTAGTCGG GTGAAATGCGCGCAATGTTCACATTGCTCAGACAAGTTTGATCCGTTTCTTGACCTGAGTCTAGACATTTCGAAGGCAGATTCACTGCAGAGAGCACTTTCACGCTTCACTGCTGATGAGCTCTTAGATGATGGTGCAAAAGTTTACCAGTGTGAAAGATGCAAGCAGAAGGTTAGGGCTGTAAAACAGCTAACTGTTTCTAAAGCGCCTTATGTCCTAACTGTACATCTCAAACGGTTCGAAGCGCACAGATCCGAAAAAATCGACAAGAAGGTCCAGTTTGCCTCTGCAGTTGACATGAAACCTTTTGTCAGTGGTCCCTGT GCAGGTAATTTGAAGTACACTCTATATGGTGTTTTGGTTCATTATGGTCGAAGTAGTCATTCTGGTCACTACGCCTGCTTTGTTCGCACTTCAAGTGGCATGTGGTATTCCCTTGATGACAACAGG GTTTCCAAAGTTAGTGAGAATACTGTGTTCAATCAGAAGGCGTATATGCTATTCTATGTTCGTGATAGACAAAACCCAGCCCCAAAGAACACGGTTGCCGTGGTTAATAAAGAGACTCCCAGAGAGAGCGTTGCCACAAACAGAGCTTCTTTGAATATATTCTCTAGCCGAAATGATCAAGTGAATGGCTCAGGTGTCATGAAAGCATCTAGTTTAAAGGCTCCTGTAGCCAATAGTATAGCACCCTTGAGATCATGTGATAAAGGTTCTCCTGCTGTCTTGACCCAAAAAGATTTGAATGCTAAAGAGACTCAGAAAGATGCCCCAAGCATTGTAGAGGCAAAAGGGATACTAAAGAGGGAAAATGATACAGAACCATTAGAATCATGTGATAAAGGTGCTCCTGCTGTCTTGGCCCAAAAAGATTTAAATGCCAAAGAGACTCAGAAAGAACTTTCCAGCAGTGTGGAGGCAAATGGGATCCTTAAGAGGGAAAATGGTTCAGCACCCTTGAAACCATGTGATCTACGTGCTCCTGCTGTCTCAACACAGAAAGTTTTATGTACCAAAGAGACCCTTCAGAAGGAAGTGCCACTTCCACAGGCTAATGGGGAAGtatctttggtaaagtatggTTCCAAGGCTGCGTGCACAGTATTACTAGGGAAGGATTCTCTTCTCCTGGAAGGCAGCACAAACACTCAAATTCTCGTCAACTTGCCTGCTTCCGCAGCTAAAGATGGAAATAACTTGAAAGAGGCTGCCAATTCACTGAAG GTTAGAGATGTATCGGTTGGTAATTCTCCTATTGAAGAAGCTGTTCATGTTAATCAGACTTTGGGACGTCAGTTGGAGGGTTCGGCCACTTCCATTGAGTCAGTGAAAGCAAGTTCTGATGAGGGGACACTCACCACACCAAGAAAAACTCGCAAGGGTAGCATGAAAACCCTGAAGGTGGGATTCAAATCTTTTAAGCTGACCTTGGGCGTACGcaaaaagaagaaacagaaaaagAGAAGATCAAGTGCTACAGATCAAGAGCGTTCCACTTCACAGATAACTAGCGAAGTTGCTTCTTCTGGCTCGGGTTGCTTGTATGGAAAGGATAACTGTGTCAATCTCCATGATGAAAAGATAAGGAGTCGTAATGGGAATGTGTTGCTTGGCTCTCCAGCCGTAGAGCTCAAGGAGAGAAGTAATCAAAATGGTGCCGTTCTTGCGTCAGACCAAGAGCAAACGTTGAAGAGCTCTGACATGTCTGAAGCAAGCCAAAACgccaaaagaaagagagagagcgcaaaagaagaacaaaactcTTTACAAAAAGAACAGGTGACCATTCTTACACGTGGTTTGCCAGAGACAGTGG TTGCCAAATGGGATGAGGAAGTTTCAGCTTCTAAGATGGGAAAGAGTGAAGAAGACTCGAGAATCGGATATGTAGCAGATGAGTG GGATGAAGAATATGatagagggaagaagaagaagataaggaTGAAAGAGGAGATGTATGCAGGGCCGAACCCGTTCCAGTTGTTTCCGTCGAAGAAACAACATACAGATACAAAGAAGAAATGGACGCAACGCATGAATACTGCAAAGACAGGCTTCCGGATATGA
- the LOC106388528 gene encoding APO protein 2, chloroplastic → MSITYSTLSWGDTGSLSAFWPKIVPFGIPMNQFLNPSSSSSCFGFSASLQGSSRLQLDSRLVLRKRSKALPFLVRSDHPQNADAPKQYSKREKKPFPVPIVDLRRAARERVKNNKDKPKRPLPPPKNGMVVKSLVPLAYKVYNARIRLINNLHRLMKVVRVNACGWCNEIHVGPYGHPFKSCKGPSASQRKGHHEWTNSVLEDVIVPLEAYHLYDRLGKRIRHDERFTIPRVPPVVELCIQGGVEIPELPAKRRRKPIIRIGKSEFVDADETELPDPEPHIPPEPLLTELPPSEITPPSSEEETVSLAEETLQAWEEMRAGAKKLMRMYRVRVCGYCPEVHVGPTGHKAQNCGAFKHQQRNGQHGWQSAVLDDLIPPRYVWHVPDVNGPPMQRELRSFYGQAPAVVEICAQAGAEVPEQYRATMRLEVGIPSSVQEAEMVV, encoded by the exons ATGTCGATTACGTACTCCACCCTTTCCT GGGGAGATACTGGTTCCCTTTCGGCTTTTTGGCCCAAAATTGTACCTTTTGGCATACCCATGAATCAGTTTCTCAATCCCAGCTCCTCCTCGTCTTGTTTCGGATTCTCAGCTTCTCTTCAG GGAAGTAGCAGACTTCAGTTAGATTCTAGACTTGTGCTTCGTAAAAGGAGTAAAGCTCTTCCCTTTCTTGTGAGAAGTGATCATCCTCAGAACGCAGACGCACCTAAGCAGTActcaaagagagagaagaagccCTTCCCGGTTCCCATTGTGGACCTGAGACGAGCCGCGAGGGAGAGAGTCAAGAACAACAAAGACAAACCTAAGAGACCTCTCCCTCCTCCTAAAAACGGCATGGTCGTCAAGAGCCTTGTCCCTCTTGCTTACAAAGTGTACAATGCGAGGATCAGACTGATCAACAATCTCCACCGCCTCATGAAAGTTGTTCGTGTTAACGCTTGTGG GTGGTGTAATGAGATCCACGTTGGACCTTACGGTCATCCGTTTAAGTCGTGTAAAGGTCCTAGTGCTTCTCAAAGGAAAGGTCATCATGAATGGACAAACTCTGTCCTCGAAGACGTGATTGTCCCTCTTGAAGCTTACCACCTCTACGACCGCCTCGGCAAGCGCATTCGTCACGATGAGAGATTCACCATCCCTCGAGTTCCCCCCGTAGTCGAGCTCTGCATCCAGGGAGGCGTTGAGATCCCTGAGCTTCCAGcaaaaaggagaagaaaaccGATAATCCGCATCGGCAAAAGCGAGTTCGTCGACGCAGATGAAACCGAGTTGCCTGATCCAGAGCCTCACATTCCTCCAGAGCCGTTGTTAACCGAGCTACCTCCCTCAGAAATCACTCCACCTTCCAGCGAAGAAGAAACGGTCTCTCTAGCGGAAGAGACTTTACAAGCGTGGGAAGAGATGAGAGCAGGAGCCAAGAAGCTGATGAGGATGTACAGGGTCAGAGTCTGCGGGTACTGCCCCGAGGTACACGTGGGTCCGACGGGACACAAGGCTCAGAACTGTGGCGCGTTCAAGCACCAGCAGAGGAATGGCCAGCACGGTTGGCAGTCTGCGGTGCTTGACGATTTGATACCGCCGAGATACGTTTGGCATGTTCCTGATGTGAACGGGCCGCCGATGCAGAGGGAGCTGAGAAGCTTCTACGGGCAAGCGCCTGCTGTTGTGGAGATATGTGCGCAGGCTGGTGCGGAAGTGCCTGAACAGTATAGAGCGACTATGAGACTGGAGGTTGGGATACCTTCGAGTGTTCAAGAAGCTGAAATGGTCGTTTGA
- the BNAC02G11110D gene encoding uncharacterized protein BNAC02G11110D — protein sequence MMNPAHGNFNCNPVEDPKVRFRHHSLLQDYQELHMDTEAMRKRLETMQERKATLMAEVGFLRRRYRHLRQDQPVKKVRGRSNGGKKSKTQLVRVEVSPNKTSGAETKHVSLPDLNHSGEAHHDETKTKKVPLFDLNQISGEEEEEMNNSEERMRVEQSSACKRMSSIEMLSCRNGGDGSHKRKSSWQDPVAALRV from the exons ATGATGAATCCAGCTCATGGAAACTTCAACTGTAATCCTGTTGAGGATCCCAAAGTCAGATTTAGGCACCATAGCCTTTTGCAAGACTATCAAGAACTTCATATG GATACTGAAGCAATGAGAAAAAGGTTGGAGACTATGCAAGAGAGAAAGGCAACGCTAATGGCCGAAGTCGG GTTTCTGCGGCGGAGGTACAGACATTTGAGACAAGACCAACCTGTTAAGAAGGTTAGGGGAAGATCAAATGGTGGGAAGAAGAGTAAGACGCAGTTAGTCAGAGTGGAAGTGTCTCCTAATAAGACAAGTGGAGCAGAAACGAAGCATGTTTCACTTCCTGACTTAAACCACTCAGGAGAGGCTCATCATGacgaaaccaaaaccaaaaaagttCCTTTGTTCGATCTAAACCAGATATCT ggagaagaagaggaagagatgaACAATAGCGAAGAGAGAATGAGAGTGGAACAAAGCAGTGCATGCAAGAGAATGAGCAGCATAGAGATGCTGTCTTGCAGGAATGGAGGAGACGGTTCACATAAGAGGAAAAGCTCATGGCAAGATCCTGTTGCAGCTCTTAGAGTTTAA